In Bartonella bovis 91-4, the following proteins share a genomic window:
- a CDS encoding TldD/PmbA family protein has product MTVEEQIDKAVSLIEMAKRFGADAADAVIVHSHSVRVSVHLGKVESTEASESDDFTLRVFVGKKLASVSANLAAYPEELAERAVAMAKASPDNLFEGLVDKGYLVTHPKDLDLFDDFVPQSHFLTEDALKMEAAALDVKGVNNSSGATTAYGNSGLVLITSNGFCEGYRSSYFSRSCSALAGEGTAMERDYDYTTSLHFSDLEDAEVIGKNAGSRAVRRLGAIRAATGVIDVIFDPRVAREIAGHIACMVNGASVARKTSLLQNLQGTRVMKPDVNVTDQPLRLRGNASRPFDGEGVEGQTLNIIENGVLKTWLLSSSAARELGLKTNGHGVRSGSFIQPASTNFAIEPGSVSSHDMIKALRNGFYVTELFGHGVDFVTGQYSRGASGFWVENGEIVYPVSEVTLGSDLLHMLAHLTPATDIDRRYATASPTLLIEGMTLAGK; this is encoded by the coding sequence ATGACTGTCGAAGAACAAATTGATAAAGCTGTTTCATTGATTGAAATGGCGAAGCGTTTTGGGGCAGATGCTGCTGATGCTGTTATTGTTCATTCGCATTCTGTTCGTGTATCGGTTCATCTGGGGAAAGTTGAATCGACAGAAGCCTCCGAAAGTGATGATTTTACATTAAGGGTTTTTGTTGGGAAAAAATTAGCAAGTGTTTCTGCTAATTTGGCAGCATATCCGGAAGAATTAGCAGAACGTGCTGTTGCAATGGCTAAAGCTTCACCTGATAATTTGTTTGAAGGTCTTGTAGATAAAGGATATTTAGTCACTCATCCTAAGGATCTTGATCTTTTTGATGATTTTGTTCCGCAAAGTCATTTTTTAACAGAAGATGCTTTGAAAATGGAAGCAGCAGCTCTTGATGTTAAAGGGGTCAACAATTCCAGTGGTGCTACAACAGCTTACGGCAATAGTGGGCTTGTTCTTATAACCAGCAATGGTTTTTGTGAGGGGTATCGTTCTAGCTATTTTTCACGTTCTTGTAGTGCGCTTGCTGGTGAAGGTACAGCAATGGAACGAGATTATGATTACACAACTTCTTTACATTTTTCTGATTTGGAAGACGCAGAAGTTATTGGCAAAAATGCAGGATCAAGAGCAGTTCGGCGTTTAGGAGCAATTCGTGCAGCTACGGGGGTTATTGATGTTATTTTTGATCCACGTGTAGCTCGCGAAATTGCTGGGCATATTGCATGTATGGTTAATGGAGCATCAGTTGCTCGTAAAACAAGCCTTCTACAAAATTTACAAGGGACAAGGGTGATGAAGCCTGATGTCAATGTAACAGATCAACCTTTAAGATTGCGCGGAAATGCTTCTCGTCCTTTTGATGGTGAAGGGGTAGAAGGGCAAACATTGAATATTATTGAAAATGGTGTTTTAAAAACTTGGCTTCTTTCATCATCAGCAGCTCGTGAATTGGGGCTTAAAACTAATGGGCACGGTGTACGTTCCGGATCGTTTATTCAACCAGCGAGTACTAATTTTGCTATTGAACCGGGTTCAGTGTCGTCTCATGATATGATAAAAGCTTTACGGAATGGTTTTTATGTTACAGAATTATTTGGACATGGGGTTGATTTTGTTACTGGTCAATATAGTCGTGGCGCTTCCGGTTTTTGGGTTGAAAATGGTGAAATTGTTTATCCAGTGAGTGAAGTAACTCTGGGCTCTGATTTACTTCATATGTTAGCTCATTTAACACCGGCTACTGATATTGATAGACGTTATGCAACAGCTTCTCCAACATTGTTAATTGAAGGAATGACACTTGCAGGAAAATAA
- a CDS encoding 3'(2'),5'-bisphosphate nucleotidase CysQ, whose amino-acid sequence MQENNANYHSDLNLLLDVCREAGSLAMKYFGYEQEIWIKDGNSPVSEADFAVDHFLKKRLLEARPTYGWISEEMENNEKQQVYERYFMVDPIDGTRGFLSGSVDWCISVAIIENGRPVVSVLQCPAKGDVYAAVAGQGATLNGVKLPRLMSSHVDRKYRASLDQSVAQKLPCDFLNQVSFFRYIPSLAYRIVLVAQGEIDFVLVRPNCYGWDIAAADLILQECGGCFKSLDAPFIFYRIEPCQYGFLIAGENNCCQNMIDVVRQAKLV is encoded by the coding sequence TTGCAGGAAAATAACGCGAATTATCATTCTGATCTTAATCTTTTGCTTGATGTTTGTCGAGAAGCGGGAAGCTTAGCGATGAAATATTTTGGATATGAGCAAGAAATTTGGATTAAAGATGGCAATTCACCAGTCAGTGAGGCGGATTTTGCAGTTGATCATTTTTTGAAAAAACGACTTCTTGAGGCGCGACCAACTTATGGTTGGATTTCAGAAGAAATGGAAAATAATGAAAAACAACAGGTTTATGAACGTTATTTTATGGTTGATCCCATTGATGGAACGCGTGGTTTTCTTTCTGGCAGTGTTGATTGGTGTATTTCGGTTGCCATTATTGAAAATGGGCGTCCTGTTGTAAGTGTTTTGCAGTGTCCAGCTAAAGGTGATGTTTATGCTGCTGTCGCTGGTCAGGGGGCGACGTTAAATGGCGTAAAACTACCTCGCTTAATGTCATCTCACGTTGATCGGAAATATAGAGCTTCTCTTGATCAATCAGTTGCTCAAAAGTTACCGTGCGATTTTTTAAATCAGGTTAGTTTTTTTCGTTATATTCCTTCTCTTGCCTATCGTATTGTCCTTGTTGCTCAAGGCGAGATTGATTTTGTGTTGGTTCGGCCAAATTGTTATGGCTGGGATATTGCTGCTGCTGATCTTATTTTGCAGGAGTGTGGTGGATGTTTTAAATCACTTGATGCACCGTTTATTTTTTATAGAATTGAGCCTTGTCAATATGGCTTTTTAATTGCCGGTGAAAATAATTGCTGCCAAAATATGATAGATGTTGTTCGTCAAGCAAAGTTAGTTTAA
- a CDS encoding DUF4170 domain-containing protein: MNKTNEKKQLLHLVFGGELKNLDDNQFKNINDFDIVGIFPDYQSAYAAWRAKAQSSVDNALQRYYIVHLHRLLDPEISDT; this comes from the coding sequence ATGAATAAAACCAATGAGAAGAAGCAATTATTGCACCTTGTATTTGGTGGGGAATTAAAAAATCTTGATGATAATCAATTTAAAAATATTAATGATTTTGATATAGTAGGCATTTTTCCAGATTACCAATCAGCTTACGCAGCGTGGCGGGCAAAGGCGCAAAGTAGCGTAGATAATGCATTGCAACGTTATTATATTGTGCATTTGCATCGACTTCTTGATCCAGAAATAAGTGATACATAA
- a CDS encoding lysophospholipid acyltransferase family protein, whose amino-acid sequence MNETIQKKKDNLLKRFWRKNRHSLMKTWFVQVFVVWLLVNYLRFVYWTNPRLKNSDDLIKTYNAYNPFIITFWHGRHIMAPFLRSRDEVVMAMFSRSADAEINAQLAKKLGLEIVRGSGGRDQTHHVNKRGAQAFLTLKNALKSGKTAAMIADISHKKAREAGRGIILLAKLSGRPIIPCVYAFSKEKILEKTWDKTAIPLPFGRSIVLVGEAFFVSKDASDILLEEKRMQLTDIMNRLTDEAYNRLAIGE is encoded by the coding sequence ATGAATGAAACAATTCAAAAGAAAAAGGATAATCTTTTAAAGCGATTTTGGCGAAAAAATCGTCATTCATTGATGAAAACGTGGTTTGTACAAGTTTTTGTTGTATGGTTATTGGTGAATTATTTACGTTTTGTTTATTGGACAAATCCGCGGTTAAAAAATTCAGATGATCTTATAAAAACGTATAATGCTTATAATCCATTTATTATCACATTTTGGCATGGGCGCCATATTATGGCGCCTTTTCTGCGTTCTCGAGATGAAGTGGTTATGGCTATGTTTTCTCGTTCTGCAGATGCAGAAATAAATGCACAATTGGCAAAAAAACTGGGGCTTGAAATTGTACGTGGTTCAGGGGGAAGAGACCAAACACATCACGTAAATAAAAGGGGGGCACAAGCGTTTTTAACGCTAAAAAACGCTCTTAAATCTGGAAAAACGGCAGCTATGATTGCGGATATCTCGCATAAAAAAGCACGTGAAGCTGGAAGAGGAATTATTTTATTAGCCAAATTATCTGGTCGTCCTATTATTCCTTGTGTATACGCTTTTTCAAAAGAGAAAATTCTTGAAAAAACGTGGGATAAAACTGCAATTCCACTGCCCTTTGGGCGTTCAATTGTTCTTGTTGGGGAGGCATTTTTTGTTTCCAAAGATGCAAGTGATATTTTGCTAGAAGAAAAACGCATGCAATTAACAGATATAATGAATCGCTTGACAGATGAAGCTTATAATCGTCTTGCAATAGGTGAATAA
- the waaA gene encoding lipid IV(A) 3-deoxy-D-manno-octulosonic acid transferase, which yields MIELKARLTLSIYRAVGFCSRPIVPFYLFCRTMCGKEERGRQKERLGKSHQVRPQSPLIWFHAASIGETLSLFPLINYILSLKINVLLTTSTVTSSTLVKSHFGSRLIHQYAPLDLEPAIRRFIGNWKPDLVLICESEIWPLRIKTLAKMRIPQILINARMSEHSFKAWQKWLPFAQHIFKHIDMVICQSDKDVAYYRALGVKSVALSGNLKTDVVPIINQSLLTRYCNAIGNRPVWAAISTHEGEEKIVFEVHKVLKNYWPDLLTIVVPRHPERSEDIIKACSDKGLRFIRRSSHAVPDANTDILLGDTIGEVGLFLRLSKVAFIGKSLCGYGGHNPLELALLGVAILTGPHVANFRDIFEHFLSHDAACVVEDTAQLALQVQKLLTDETFRQEMVNKAYEIATNMAGALERTLKILDPFLQPLVIQTSLSQCRGGYAY from the coding sequence ATGATAGAATTAAAAGCACGGTTAACTCTTTCAATTTATCGGGCAGTTGGTTTTTGCTCACGTCCTATAGTACCCTTTTATTTATTTTGTCGTACTATGTGTGGAAAAGAAGAGCGGGGCCGTCAGAAAGAACGTTTGGGTAAAAGTCATCAAGTGCGTCCTCAAAGTCCATTGATTTGGTTTCATGCGGCCAGTATTGGAGAAACACTTTCTCTTTTCCCACTTATTAATTATATTTTATCTTTAAAAATTAATGTATTGTTGACAACAAGTACTGTGACATCTTCTACTCTTGTGAAAAGTCATTTTGGTAGTCGGTTAATTCATCAATATGCCCCACTGGATTTAGAACCGGCTATACGTCGTTTTATAGGCAATTGGAAACCTGATTTAGTATTGATTTGTGAATCAGAAATCTGGCCTTTACGTATAAAAACACTTGCCAAAATGCGCATTCCACAAATCCTAATTAATGCGCGTATGTCTGAACATTCTTTTAAAGCGTGGCAGAAATGGTTACCCTTTGCTCAGCACATTTTTAAACATATTGATATGGTTATTTGTCAAAGTGACAAGGATGTAGCTTATTACCGCGCACTTGGGGTAAAGTCTGTTGCACTTTCTGGTAATCTTAAAACTGATGTTGTTCCGATTATAAATCAATCGTTGCTTACACGTTATTGTAATGCTATTGGAAATCGTCCAGTTTGGGCTGCTATTTCAACCCATGAAGGGGAAGAGAAGATAGTTTTTGAGGTTCATAAAGTTCTTAAAAATTATTGGCCAGATTTATTAACAATTGTTGTTCCACGTCATCCTGAGCGTTCAGAAGATATTATCAAGGCATGTAGTGATAAAGGCTTACGTTTTATTCGTAGAAGCAGCCATGCTGTTCCAGATGCAAATACAGATATTTTGTTGGGAGATACAATTGGAGAAGTGGGGCTTTTTCTTCGTTTATCGAAAGTTGCTTTCATTGGTAAATCGTTATGTGGTTACGGTGGTCATAATCCATTGGAATTGGCTTTGCTTGGTGTAGCTATTTTGACAGGGCCTCATGTCGCAAATTTCCGAGATATATTTGAACATTTTTTATCTCATGATGCAGCTTGTGTAGTTGAAGATACTGCGCAACTTGCACTTCAAGTACAGAAGCTTTTAACAGATGAAACATTTCGGCAAGAAATGGTTAATAAAGCTTATGAAATAGCAACAAATATGGCAGGTGCACTTGAGCGCACATTAAAGATTCTTGATCCATTTTTGCAGCCACTTGTAATACAGACAAGTTTAAGCCAGTGTCGGGGTGGGTATGCTTATTAA
- the lpxK gene encoding tetraacyldisaccharide 4'-kinase, with product MLIKAPHFWWKNKSILRFLFTPVARVYGYFSRHRMKRRPSVIDLPVLCIGNFTLGGAGKTPVVIAFAKVAKELGFIPGIVSRGYGGRAKGVRLINEKYDNAHDVGDEPLLLARYALVAVSPDRYAAAQRLKEEGCDLILMDDGFQSRRLYMDYALLVVDAMRGFGNGAVFPAGPLRAPLETQFSLMDSVLIIGHAASHNDVAFLVAGSGKSLYYARLKPVVADEVTGKSFLAFAGIGNPDKFFESIKEMSGYVMQTHSYPDHYFFTSTDLKNLVQKAKIHNLWLATTAKDYIRIQANGLQKELKNLIVFDVEVDFIQTDFCHMLLEEVMARFRKRKHSF from the coding sequence ATGCTTATTAAAGCTCCCCATTTTTGGTGGAAAAATAAAAGTATTTTACGTTTTTTATTTACACCAGTTGCTAGAGTTTATGGCTATTTTTCACGTCATCGTATGAAAAGACGGCCTTCTGTTATTGATTTGCCAGTTTTGTGTATTGGTAATTTTACATTAGGTGGAGCAGGCAAAACGCCTGTTGTGATTGCTTTTGCTAAAGTAGCCAAAGAGCTTGGTTTTATTCCTGGTATTGTATCACGTGGTTATGGAGGAAGGGCTAAAGGTGTACGTCTCATTAATGAAAAATATGACAATGCACATGATGTTGGGGATGAACCGCTTTTACTTGCACGTTATGCTTTGGTTGCAGTGTCACCTGATCGTTACGCAGCGGCACAACGCCTTAAAGAAGAAGGCTGTGACCTTATTTTAATGGATGATGGGTTTCAAAGTCGTCGCCTTTATATGGATTATGCATTACTTGTAGTAGATGCAATGCGCGGTTTTGGAAATGGGGCTGTTTTCCCAGCAGGGCCCTTGCGTGCACCATTAGAAACTCAATTTTCTTTGATGGATAGTGTTTTAATCATTGGTCACGCTGCTTCTCATAATGATGTGGCTTTTTTGGTAGCAGGTTCTGGAAAATCTTTGTATTATGCTCGTCTTAAACCCGTAGTTGCTGATGAGGTTACTGGAAAATCTTTTTTGGCGTTTGCAGGTATTGGCAATCCAGATAAATTTTTCGAATCCATTAAGGAAATGTCTGGTTATGTTATGCAAACGCATTCTTATCCAGATCACTATTTTTTTACCAGCACGGATCTAAAGAATCTTGTGCAAAAGGCCAAAATTCATAATTTGTGGCTAGCTACAACTGCTAAAGATTATATTCGTATACAAGCGAATGGCTTGCAAAAGGAGTTAAAAAATCTTATCGTATTTGATGTTGAAGTCGATTTTATTCAAACAGACTTTTGCCATATGTTGCTTGAAGAGGTGATGGCCCGTTTTAGAAAACGCAAGCATTCTTTTTAA
- a CDS encoding DUF2093 domain-containing protein: MFSNNECEATIQYSSNGYKIVKYGTYTLCAVSGQKIPIDDLKYWNHHRQEAYASCELSYRRELECNPHLRQLLKIANENL; encoded by the coding sequence ATGTTTTCTAATAATGAATGTGAAGCAACTATTCAATATTCTAGTAATGGATACAAAATTGTAAAATATGGAACTTATACTCTTTGTGCTGTAAGCGGACAAAAAATTCCCATAGATGACCTAAAATACTGGAATCATCATCGTCAAGAAGCATATGCTAGTTGTGAATTGTCTTATCGTCGTGAACTTGAATGCAACCCACATCTTCGCCAATTATTAAAAATAGCGAATGAAAACCTGTAA